A single window of Lutzomyia longipalpis isolate SR_M1_2022 chromosome 1, ASM2433408v1 DNA harbors:
- the LOC129787011 gene encoding uncharacterized protein LOC129787011, producing MGKLDLVVVNSGKSFLPLCGRNWISVLFPRWRSLFGAEKGNTAMNQMCVKTEVTLGSDKSLIEKYGDVFDVQDTSPIKKFSASIVLKPDARPVFHKAYTVPFGIRGEVEKELDRQVEKGFLIPVSSSRWASPIVVVRKKDGTIRMCMDAKSTINRYNHTPSTVTNQSPMTTMLSYVPRTSLTITTACAKLRKDDLKPGEKIYYFFNHDWIPGKVLEKQSRVVYIIQIGNARIKVHRDQIKPRQSSFIELEDSSDQDSSDSEEYLSPPESPMPTPKAPPKPPMKSEETPRRSRRLLSKKRLNYKM from the exons ATGGGAAAACTCGATTTGGTTGTCGTGAATTCAGGTAAATCTTTTTTGCCTCTATGCGGGAGAAACTGGATTTCAGTATTGTTTCCGCGGTGGAGATCACTGTTTGGGGCGGAAAAGGGGAACACGGCGATGAACCAAATGTGTGTAAAAACGGAGGTCACATTGGGGAGTGATAAGAGTTTAATAGAGAAATATGGGGATGTATTTGATGTGCAAGACACATCAccgataaaaaaattctccgcTAGTATTGTGCTGAAACCCGATGCAAGACCAGTTTTTCACAAGGCATACACAGTGCCTTTTGGAATTCGTGGAGAAGTGGAGAAAGAATTAGACAGACAGGTAGAGAAAGGGTTTTTAATTCCTGTGAGTTCGTCGCGTTGGGCATCACCCATAGTGGTTGTGCGTAAAAAAGATGGAACGATACGCATGTGCATGGACGCCAAGTCGACAATTAATCG ATATAATCATACCCCTTCGACGGTCACAAACCAATCTCCGATGACGACAATGTTAAGCTATGTACCACGGACTTCTCTTACCATAACGACGGCATGCgcgaaattgagaaaagatgACTTGAAGCCGGgggagaaaatatattatttcttcAACCACGATTGGATTCCCGGAAAAGTGCTAGAGAAGCAGTCAAGGGTGGTGTACATCATACAAATCGGGAACGCTCGCATTAAGGTCCATAGAGACCAGATAAAACCGCGGCAGAGTAGCTTCATAGAGCTGGAGGACAGCAGTGACCAAGACAGCAGCGATTCAGAGGAGTATCTGAGTCCTCCGGAGTCCCCCATGCCAACCCCGAAGGCGCCACCAAAGCCACCGATGAAAAGTGAAGAAACTCCAAGGCGGAGCCGTCGTTTGTTAtcaaaaaaaaggttaaattaTAAGATGTAA
- the LOC129787030 gene encoding glycine receptor subunit alpha-2 isoform X2, which translates to MDFRVDMFVHQKWLESRLKLHDDIFEEGDDYVTLPPEFFDNLWQPDPYFLNSKVAEIATLTHKFSSVTLYRNKTVRYAARMHAIIACQMEFQLYPMDIQICPIYIESFSYSNQKVRLKWSDPGVTLNPELKLLQYNLGQPLELEESDGYMPEKVGNFSRLTVYFRFERQIGHHLIQTFAPSSLVVMLSWFSFWLGLDAIPGRVTLLVTCMLTLVTMFTGLRADIPPVAYIKALDLWMAGCMMFVFSALGEFVVVKVLDVQYQYQANRMPKVIPMRISAMEKGQCQTVANWEAGQVRSRKATPTATTPGQGGILVQQTSLQGNGGPPKPTRRQSLLSVAWTDTDTGVEKIMWREIDKMSRIVFPALFLVFVILYWPILLLKSS; encoded by the exons ATGGATTTTCG GGTGGATATGTTTGTGCACCAGAAGTGGCTGGAGTCGCGCCTCAAACTTCACGATGACATCTTCGAGGAGGGCGACGACTACGTGACCCTCCCGCCTGAGTTCTTCGACAATCTCTGGCAACCAGATCCCTATTTTCTCAATTCCAAAGTCGCAG AAATTGCAACGCTCACGCACAAATTCTCTTCGGTGACGCTGTACCGGAATAAGACGGTACGGTACGCGGCCCGGATGCACGCCATTATTGCCTGCCAGATGGAATTTCAACTGTACCCCATGGACATACAGATTTGCCCCATCTACATCGAGAGCTTCTCCTACAGCAACCAAAAGGTTCGCCTCAAATGGTCCGACCCTGGTGTTACGTTAAATCCCGAATTGAAGTTGCTGCAGTACAATCTGGGGCAGCCATTGGAGCTGGAGGAGAGCGATGGGTACATGCCTGAGAAGGTGGGAAACTTCTCCCGCCTCACAGTTTACTTTCGCTTTGAGCGCCAAATTGGTCATCATCTCATCCAGACATTTGCTCCGTCATCCCTCGTTGTGATGCTCTCGTGGTTCAGCTTCTGGCTCGGCTTGGACGCCATCCCGGGTCGTGTGACACTCCTCGTGACTTGCATGCTGACCCTCGTGACGATGTTCACGGGCCTACGGGCTGATATTCCGCCTGTGGCGTACATCAAAGCGCTAGATCTGTGGATGGCGGGATGCATGATGTTCGTCTTCTCGGCACTTGGGGAATTTGTGGTGGTCAAAGTGCTGGACGTACAGTACCAATATCAAGCCAATCGGATGCCTAAAGTGATTCCCatg CGCATCAGTGCAATGGAAAAGGGTCAATGCCAGACAGTGGCCAATTGGGAGGCTGGTCAGGTGAGATCCCGGAAAGCCACGCCAACGGCAACGACGCCGGGACAG GGTGGGATTCTCGTGCAGCAAACATCCCTCCAAGGCAATGGAGGCCCACCGAAGCCTACGCGGCGCCAGAGCCTCTTGTCCGTGGCCTGGACGGACACAGACACGGGcgttgagaaaattatgtgGCGCGAAATCGATAAAATGTCCCGTATTGTCTTTCCGGCCCTCTTCTTGGTCTTCGTCATCCTCTACTGGCCGATACTCCTCTTGAAATCATCCTAG
- the LOC129787030 gene encoding glycine receptor subunit alpha-2 isoform X1 has translation MPAALGRRFVEIAMIFICLWNDVVAKKNITIRPRFLLPENYVKEVRPPSRKNTPVVVEFSIFVVDINSINVEDMDFRVDMFVHQKWLESRLKLHDDIFEEGDDYVTLPPEFFDNLWQPDPYFLNSKVAEIATLTHKFSSVTLYRNKTVRYAARMHAIIACQMEFQLYPMDIQICPIYIESFSYSNQKVRLKWSDPGVTLNPELKLLQYNLGQPLELEESDGYMPEKVGNFSRLTVYFRFERQIGHHLIQTFAPSSLVVMLSWFSFWLGLDAIPGRVTLLVTCMLTLVTMFTGLRADIPPVAYIKALDLWMAGCMMFVFSALGEFVVVKVLDVQYQYQANRMPKVIPMRISAMEKGQCQTVANWEAGQVRSRKATPTATTPGQGGILVQQTSLQGNGGPPKPTRRQSLLSVAWTDTDTGVEKIMWREIDKMSRIVFPALFLVFVILYWPILLLKSS, from the exons ATGCCCGCTGCCCTGGGTCGACGTTTTGTGGAAATCGCCATGATTTTCATTTG CCTCTGGAACGATGTGGTCGCCAAGAAGAATATAACAATCCGACCGAGATTTCTGCTGCCGGAAAACTATGTGAAAG AAGTCCGTCCACCGTCACGAAAAAATACTCCAGTCGTtgttgaatttagcatctttGTCGTTGACATCAACTCCATCAATGTGGAGGACATGGATTTTCG GGTGGATATGTTTGTGCACCAGAAGTGGCTGGAGTCGCGCCTCAAACTTCACGATGACATCTTCGAGGAGGGCGACGACTACGTGACCCTCCCGCCTGAGTTCTTCGACAATCTCTGGCAACCAGATCCCTATTTTCTCAATTCCAAAGTCGCAG AAATTGCAACGCTCACGCACAAATTCTCTTCGGTGACGCTGTACCGGAATAAGACGGTACGGTACGCGGCCCGGATGCACGCCATTATTGCCTGCCAGATGGAATTTCAACTGTACCCCATGGACATACAGATTTGCCCCATCTACATCGAGAGCTTCTCCTACAGCAACCAAAAGGTTCGCCTCAAATGGTCCGACCCTGGTGTTACGTTAAATCCCGAATTGAAGTTGCTGCAGTACAATCTGGGGCAGCCATTGGAGCTGGAGGAGAGCGATGGGTACATGCCTGAGAAGGTGGGAAACTTCTCCCGCCTCACAGTTTACTTTCGCTTTGAGCGCCAAATTGGTCATCATCTCATCCAGACATTTGCTCCGTCATCCCTCGTTGTGATGCTCTCGTGGTTCAGCTTCTGGCTCGGCTTGGACGCCATCCCGGGTCGTGTGACACTCCTCGTGACTTGCATGCTGACCCTCGTGACGATGTTCACGGGCCTACGGGCTGATATTCCGCCTGTGGCGTACATCAAAGCGCTAGATCTGTGGATGGCGGGATGCATGATGTTCGTCTTCTCGGCACTTGGGGAATTTGTGGTGGTCAAAGTGCTGGACGTACAGTACCAATATCAAGCCAATCGGATGCCTAAAGTGATTCCCatg CGCATCAGTGCAATGGAAAAGGGTCAATGCCAGACAGTGGCCAATTGGGAGGCTGGTCAGGTGAGATCCCGGAAAGCCACGCCAACGGCAACGACGCCGGGACAG GGTGGGATTCTCGTGCAGCAAACATCCCTCCAAGGCAATGGAGGCCCACCGAAGCCTACGCGGCGCCAGAGCCTCTTGTCCGTGGCCTGGACGGACACAGACACGGGcgttgagaaaattatgtgGCGCGAAATCGATAAAATGTCCCGTATTGTCTTTCCGGCCCTCTTCTTGGTCTTCGTCATCCTCTACTGGCCGATACTCCTCTTGAAATCATCCTAG
- the LOC129787042 gene encoding elongation of very long chain fatty acids protein 4-like, whose product MAMLINQTQTLVSDIYDYYLWTLTLSDIRTKGWLLVDSPLPTLVYTLMYLLIVWAGPRLMKNRSPYKLTGLMVPYNLAMAFLNGYICVQLFTAATRLKYSYVCQPCRANQNPDEIQIAKAVWWYYFSKLLEFCDTFFFILRKKNNQLTFLHVYHHSTMFTLWWIGVKWVPSGSTFLPAMVNSFIHVLMYSYYGLSAMGPAVTKYLWWKKYLTILQLIQFTTALVMGINGIRTGCDFPLWMHYALVIYMTSFIILFGNFYIKAYVAEVKRRTPKREINGNALSNGYHAKIH is encoded by the exons ATGGCAATGCTTATTAATCAAACTCAGACGTTGGTTAGTGATATTTACGATTACTACCTCTGGACACTTACGCTGTCCGACATCAGGACCAAAGGATGGCTCCTGGTGGACTCTCCACTTCCAACACTTGTCTACACACTCATGTACTTGCTGATTGTTTGGGCTGGCCCCAGATTGATGAAGAA TCGATCACCGTACAAACTAACAGGCCTCATGGTACCCTACAACTTAGCCATGGCCTTCCTCAATGGTTACATCTGTGTCCAACTCTTCACAGCCGCAACACGACTCAAGTATAGCTACGTCTGCCAACCTTGTCGAGCGAATCAGAATCCTGACGAAATCCAG ATCGCCAAAGCCGTATGGTGGTACTACTTTTCGAAACTTTTGGAATTCTGTGAcactttcttcttcatcttgcGCAAGAAGAACAACCAGCTGACTTTTCTGCACGTCTACCACCATAGTACGATGTTCACCCTCTGGTGGATTGGAGTCAAGTGGGTGCCAAGTGGCTCTA CCTTTCTTCCGGCGATGGTTAACTCCTTCATACATGTACTCATGTATTCGTACTACGGGCTATCTGCCATGGGACCGGCGGTGACCAAATATctgtggtggaagaaatatctCACGATCTTGCAATTG ATTCAATTCACCACGGCTCTCGTGATGGGGATCAATGGAATCAGAACAGGATGTGACTTCCCCCTTTGGATGCACTACGCCCTCGTGATCTACATGACGTCCTTCATTATTCTCTTTGGGAACTTCTACATCAAGGCATACGTTGCGGAGGTCAAGAGACGAACTCCCAAGCGAGAAATTAACGGAAATGCCCTCAGCAATGGATACCACGCCAAAATTCACTAA
- the LOC129787021 gene encoding periodic tryptophan protein 2 homolog: protein MKFAYKFQNLLGTVYRKGNLQFTPDGNSVISPVGNRITIYDLKNNKVKSLTLESRFNYTALDMSPNGALLLAINEIGEAQMISTVSFTVVCTHKFTSRVSCVKFSPDGRYFVVCDNNTVFIFKTPGQLTGEYGSFALKMLFRGAHDDVISADWSTDSRVVVVGSRDNCTRVYGIDRFKHFRTTVLGGHTDAIVGCFFEENAMHVNSICRNGQLCIWEANLELKDLIPMDKVPEEPTEKRQRAEEDDEFAEEKDYEREKEVNVEESLGDAVEEDDERDKLGKVIPKDVKEEEKKLRYKRILRFFLADEARKENPQAFLTASAYHKKTRILVSAFSTGAFYLHELPEVNLIHSLSISDYQIDTATFNGTGDWIALGVAGVGQLLVWEWQSENYVMKQQGHSSDMSCLAYSPDGQFIATGGEDGKVKIWNLHTGFCFVTFSDHAGPVTAVEFSRNRKFLISASLDGTVRAFDMLRQRNFRTFTTPQPTQFSSVALDCSGELIAAGSQDVFEIYVWSVKLGKLLEVLSGHEAPVVALAFSPIPTSSTLVSGSWDKTLKVWNCLETSADHESIDLMSDAVAVAFHPAGEEVAVATINGNISVFHAKSAQQVALIEGRSDLGSGVSEVDVVTAKKNLQGKCFTTISYSADGDCILAAGKSKNICIYHVKEDMLLRKFEMTQNQSLDGLSDFLNRRQLSEFGNLALVEQREPLEGGNVTIRLPGVQTGDMATRNFKPEFRVTCVRFSPTGLTWAAACTEGLMVYSLDKGLVFDPYHLSQEVTPRAARDLMGKQEFSSALIMALKLNETALIHQVIESVPLRDVKLIVRSLPEEFGARLGEIVAQLLMGTPHVQFYLQWACEVITWFGPKETVLPHHTLLALHQSLSRKYETLSKVCDFNRYTMRVLKSVANVRAAQEEVPDAEDAEMQLISVDNEQEMAGSDHESSSEGDEE from the exons ATGAAGTTTGCTTACAAG TTTCAAAATCTTCTGGGCACCGTCTATCGGAAGGGGAATCTGCAGTTCACCCCTGATGGGAATTCCGTTATAAGTCCTGTTGGCAACAGGATAACCATCTATGATCTCAAGAA cAACAAAGTCAAATCTTTGACTTTGGAGAGTAGATTCAATTACACAGCCCTCGATATGTCACCAAATGGAGCCCTTCTGCTGGCTATTAATGAAATTGGGGAGGCACAGATGATCAGCACTGTGTCCTTTACAGTTGTCTGCACGCACAAATTCACAAGCCGCGTCTCTTGTGTGAAGTTTAGCCCCGATGGGCGATATTTTGTTGTCTGTGACAACAATACGGTATTTATCTTCAAGACTCCCGGACAGTTGACTGGAGAATATGGCTCATTTGCCCTGAAGATGCTCTTCAGGGGAGCCCACGACGATGTCATCTCTGCTGATTGGTCAACTGATTCTCGTGTTGTAGTTGTGGGTTCCAGAGATAACTGCACACGTGTCTATGGCATTGATAGATTTAAGCACTTCCGGACAACTGTGCTCGGGGGGCACACCGATGCAATTGTGGGatgtttctttgaagaaaatgccatGCACGTGAATTCCATTTGCCGCAATGGGCAGCTTTGTATTTGGGAAGCAAATCTTGAGCTAAAAGATCTCATTCCCATGGATAAAGTGCCGGAGGAGCCAACAGAGAAACGTCAGCGTGCTGAGGAAGATGATGAGTTTGCAGAGGAGAAAGATTATGAGCGCGAGAAGGAAGTAAATGTAGAGGAAAGTCTTGGTGATGCTGTAGAAGAGGATGATGAGCGTGATAAGCTGGGAAAGGTGATTCCCAAAGATGTAAaggaagaagagaagaagttGCGGTATAAGAGGATTCTGAGATTCTTCCTGGCCGATGAGGCACGCAAGGAGAATCCCCAAGCCTTCCTCACAGCTTCAGCGTATCACAAAAAAACACGAATTCTCGTATCGGCATTCTCAACGGGTGCTTTCTACTTGCATGAGCTGCCGGAAGTGAATCTCATTCACTCCCTGAGTATTTCGGATTATCAAATTGACACAGCGACGTTCAATGGGACTGGAGATTGGATTGCATTGGGTGTAGCGGGTGTTGGACAACTCCTCGTGTGGGAGTGGCAGAGTGAGAACTACGTGATGAAGCAACAGGGTCATTCCAGTGACATGAGCTGCCTTGCTTACTCGCCAGATGGGCAATTTATAGCCACAGGTGGGGAAGATGGGAAAGTGAAGATATGGAATCTCCACACGGGCTTCTGTTTTGTCACATTCAGCGATCACGCGGGCCCTGTAACAGCCGTGGAGTTCAGTAGGAAtcgaaaatttctcattagtGCTTCCCTGGATGGCACTGTGCGTGCCTTTGATATGCTTCGACAGCGGAATTTCCGCACCTTCACTACGCCACAGCCAACGCAGTTCTCCAGTGTAGCACTGGATTGCTCAGGAGAGCTCATAGCGGCTGGGAGTCAGGATGTCTTTGAGATCTACGTGTGGTCTGTGAAGTTGGGTAAACTCCTGGAGGTTCTAAGTGGCCACGAAGCTCCCGTTGTGGCGTTGGCTTTCTCCCCAATTCCCACGTCATCAACCCTCGTCTCGGGCTCGTGGGATAAGACACTGAAAGTCTGGAATTGCCTCGAAACATCCGCTGATCATGAATCGATCGATCTCATGTCTGACGCTGTTGCCGTGGCTTTCCATCCTGCTGGGGAGGAAGTTGCCGTTGCCACTATCAATGGCAACATCTCTGTCTTTCATGCCAAATCCGCTCAGCAGGTTGCCCTCATTGAGGGGCGCAGTGATCTCGGAAGTGGGGTCAGTGAAGTTGATGTTGTGAcggcaaagaaaaatcttcaggGAAA ATGCTTCACGACCATCTCCTATTCTGCCGATGGAGACTGCATCCTGGCGGCGGGAAAGTCCAAGAATATCTGTATCTACCACGTGAAGGAAGATATGCTGCTGCGGAAGTTTGAAATGACACAAAATCAGAGCCTGGATGGACTCAGc GATTTCCTGAATCGCCGGCAATTGTCAGAGTTTGGGAATTTAGCTCTTGTGGAGCAACGTGAACCTCTAGAAGGGGGGAATGTCACAATTCGCTTACCTGGCGTACAGACGGGGGATATGGCCACGAGGAATTTTAAGCCTGAATTCCGAGTGACGTGCGTTCGCTTTTCCCCTACGGGACTAACGTGGGCAGCTGCGTGCACAGAAGGGCTCATGGTGTACTCCCTGGACAAGGGGCTTGTCTTCGATCCGTACCATCTGTCGCAAGAAGTTACGCCACGTGCTGCACGAGATCTCATGGGGAAGCAGGAATTCTCATCTGCTCTCATCATGGCACTCAAGCTAAATGAGACGGCGCTTATTCATCAAGTTATTGAGTCTGTACCCCTTAGAGACG tgaAACTCATCGTACGGAGCCTCCCGGAGGAGTTTGGGGCGCGTCTTGGGGAGATTGTGGCTCAGCTGCTTATGGGCACGCCGCATGTCCAGTTCTATCTGCAGTGGGCCTGTGAGGTGATTACGTGGTTTGGCCCAAAGGAGACCGTCCTGCCGCATCATACCCTTCTCGCGTTACACCAGAGCCTTTCACGGAAATACGAGACACTGTCGAAAGT ATGTGACTTTAACCGATACACCATGCGGGTGCTCAAATCCGTGGCCAATGTGCGAGCTGCTCAGGAGGAAGTTCCTGATGCTGAGGATGCTGAAATGCAACTCATTTCTGTGGACAATGAGCAAGAAATGGCAGGGAGTGATCATGAGAGTAGCAGTGAAGGAgatgaag aatGA
- the LOC129787057 gene encoding NADH dehydrogenase [ubiquinone] iron-sulfur protein 6, mitochondrial, with product MFSCRKVLGNLGKLPRISVRAASGQTTGSPYLAPEHENVKKQTHTGQVFPDGDYRNVRFENATRYVNQNFAIKLIDEVPPKECTERVVFCDGGGGPLGHPKVYINLDKPGAHACGYCGLRFVKKDHHH from the exons atgttttcttgtaGAAAAGTGCTTGGAAATCTGGGAAAACTCCCCCGGATCTCAGTGCGAGCTGCTTCGGGGCAGACCACAGGAAGTCCCTATCTCGCTCCAGAgcatgaaaatgtgaaaaagcaAACACATACGGGGCAG GTGTTTCCCGACGGTGACTACAGAAATGTGCGATTTGAGAATGCCACGAGATATGTGAATCAGAATTTtgcgataaaattaattgatgaaGTGCCACCAAAGGAATGTACCGAGAGGGTTGTCTTCTGCGACGGTGGTGGTGGACCACTGGGTCATCCTAAGGTCTACATCAATCTG GACAAACCAGGAGCTCATGCTTGTGGCTATTGTGGATTGCGCTTTGTGAAGAAGGATCATCATCACTAA